Sequence from the Zeugodacus cucurbitae isolate PBARC_wt_2022May chromosome 2, idZeuCucr1.2, whole genome shotgun sequence genome:
TATTAAATTCGCAACAACTGGTGCTTTCCATTCAACATTCGGGTCATCTGGCAGATTTGTTGCATTTACCATAATGATATTTGCTGCTGGAACACCCAGCATTTCACATGAACGCCATAATTCTTCACGGCGTAATTGCGCTTGTTTCTCATAATTAcctataaataattacaaaaattgtacatatatgcacatataatcaAATACTTTACTATAACAGGGAAAATGTGTTAGTATGCACACCGTTTATTCATTTCAatcatatttacaattttaacaTGTTAATAATACTTACCGTTGGACAGACATAGGACATACACTTGACAGCTGGAACGATGAGTTAATGTGTATATAAGTGGACCAAAGAACATACATTCATCGTCCGGATGTGAGGTCACTAGTAAAACACGTTCCAATTTGTGTTGTCTTGGAAAACGCACATTGTTGATCAACTTGCACCAACGCCACAATGGGCTGTTGCTGCGTGTTGTATAAAAAATGCCCAGGCATACTAGCAAGTACACCAGACACGCGTAAATAATATGCTCCAGGGCTTCGATTGCTGTCGAACTGAAGCGTCGATACGATATAGTCGCCCAGTGCAGCACGTTAGCACGCCACGTTTCTTGTAATAGAATCAACGATTGCGTCTGATTGCCAACAAACTGATGGAGGAATCGACCACTATCCTCGTACAATTGCAATGTACTCGCACTAATCAACTCAAACACTTGATTAAGCCAggataatttcatttcatttcaaatgcAGCGCACACTGTGGTTAAATTTTTCGTGGTAAAATGGTTCAATCGTTAAAAAGCTGTATCCTATTTCTTCCTGCTTTCTCGTTGTTTATTTCAAATTAgatcaattatttatatacatacgtacatttaGATTTATAGCTTGTATATGTTTTCCGGTGGGCAGGCCTAGATAAATGTTTCCAATTAtggtattaataatttgtagtTCCTTCTACAATATACTATCTTTTTCGTTGGAGTTGTCAGCTTAGAAACTATCCAATAGTTCCAATTCGTTCATATCAGAGTAAAATCtcaacttttttgtttaatagTTACAAAAACTGAAGTTTTGTTTTGCTTCTGGCGCGCACCTAAAAGTCCACATTTGTTTCCTATATTTTTGGTGGTCGGTCGGCTCCTTTGGCAAGTAGCACAGACAGCAAGCAGCTGTTCTCAAATTTTACTAGCAGTGTTGCCACTTTATAGTGTACATCAAGTGTAAATTAAAATCAACCAATGAAAGCAAATT
This genomic interval carries:
- the LOC105213702 gene encoding N-acetylglucosaminyl-phosphatidylinositol de-N-acetylase, whose translation is MKLSWLNQVFELISASTLQLYEDSGRFLHQFVGNQTQSLILLQETWRANVLHWATISYRRFSSTAIEALEHIIYACLVYLLVCLGIFYTTRSNSPLWRWCKLINNVRFPRQHKLERVLLVTSHPDDECMFFGPLIYTLTHRSSCQVYVLCLSNGNYEKQAQLRREELWRSCEMLGVPAANIIMVNATNLPDDPNVEWKAPVVANLILHTVESLDIQAICTFDRDGVSQHPNHSAVYFAAASLCLANLLPKECKFYTLDSINILRKYISIFDLLCTCCISSYWCILGWDEAAQIRRAMREHKSQMKWFRWLYIYFSRYMFINSLREVNLADIELEMQIDDNTF